CCTCTAGTTTTAAAACATCTGACGGGTCGTAGAAGGAATCCCATCCTGTATTTATATCAATGATGACCTCCGGTTCTATTGGTGGTTTATCAGGAACCTGATCCTAGGTCAGGACTCCCAGTTAGACACTTGATACAGATGACCTCTGGTTGATCAGGACTCCCAGTTAGACACTTGATACAGATGACCTCTGGTTTATcaggaacctgatcctagatcaggacTCCCAGTCAGACATGATACAGATGACCTCTGGTTTATcaggaacctgatcctagatcagacaCTTGATACAGATGACCTCTGGTTTATCAGGAACCTGATCAGGACTCCCAGTCAGACACTTGATACAGATGACCTATTTCTGCTCAGGACCTTCCAGTTAATCTACTGCACACAGATTTGGAGAGATGTGATATGACTACAGTAACACCTCGTTTCTAGAGAaaagtagatttttttttttttttttacaaaaacatttttatttcattCCAAAAGTCGTTAAAATCACGTGTTTATAAACAACTTGTACGTATTGATCCTTGGTTGCCGTGTGTCTGTAAACCGATCACTTCCTGATCGTACGGATCGGTCagatcccacaaacacacaggaaTAAACATAGTGGCCCAGGTGAGATGAACCTAAAGCACCTCACTGTTCAGAATAGTAGGAATCCTCCGTCCccaaagtggcaccctattccctaaatagtgcactatatagggaatagggtgtcacttgACCGACATGAAGTATAGGACCGGGGTCCTAACTGGCCAACTCAACACATCAGATTCACAACTTTATTTCTCTGCGTCTATAAAAACCAAAACGACACTCTCTAGGGAGGGCCCAGACCAGGCTAGTCGTCCTTCTCCTAGTGGTGAGCTCTCTAGGAGGCTGGAGGTCCCAGACCAGGCTAGTCGTcggtctccttctcctcctcctctcctccctggtaGTGTCTGTACTCTGGCTTCAGCTCCCACGTGTTCTTGTGGGTTCCCTTCACGTTGTAGATGCCGATGTCACGCAGAATCTCTTTCAGGTAACTCTGAATGAAGgggggagagacgggagggagaggagggagagagagggagaggacagaggggagaggacagaggggagggagagagacaggacagaggggagacagaggggagggagaggggggagggggagggagagagacagaggggagggagagagacagaggggagggagagagacagaggggaaggagagagacagaggggagggggagggagagagacagaggggagggagagagacagaggggagggagagagacagaggggagggagggagaggacagagggaggggagggagggagaggacagaggggagggagagagacagacagaggacagaggggagggagggagagagagacgggagggagggagggagagagagacgggagggggGGACAAGGGAGCGTTAagaggtgttattattataaTACAGACTAATATCACACAGGAAAGAGTGTTGAGTTTCCAGTCTGGTCTTGAATTCCCTGTTTCATCTCTTATGTACAAAAGGAAATATTGTGTAAAGTATTACATCACTAACTTGACCAGATAAAAAACCACCTCAGACTGAAACACAAACCACCTCAGACGACCCGCTCATTAGACATCCGTCTCTACCTCAGACTGAAACATAAACCACCTCAGACTGAAACACAAACCACCTCAGACTGAAACATTAGACATCCGTCTCTACCTCAGACTGAAACATAGACCACCTCAGACGACCCGCTCATTAGACATCCGTCTCTACCTCAGACTGAAACATAGACCACCTCAGACTGAAACATAAACCACCTCAGACTGAAACATAAACCACCTCAGACTGAAACATAAACCACCTCAGACCCCAGACTGAAACATCCGTCTCTACCTCAGACTGAAACATAAACCACCTCAGACTGAAACATAAACCACCTCAGACGACCCGCTCATTAGACATCCGTCTCTACCTCAGACTGAAACATAAACCACCTCAGACTGAAACATAGACGACCCCCGTTCATTAGACATCCGTCTCTACCTCAGACTGAAACATAAACCACCTCAGACTGAAACATAAACCACCTCAGACGACCCGCTCATTAGACATCCGTCTCTACCTCAGACTGAAACATAAACCACCTCAGACTGAAACATAGACGACCCCCGTTCATTAGACATCCGTCTCTACCTCAGACTGAAACATAGACCACCTCAGACTGAAACATAAACCACCTCAGACTGAAACATAAACCACCCAGACTCTACCTCAGACAAACATAGACCACCTCAGACTGAAACATAAACCACCTCAGACTGAAACATAGACGACCGCTCATTAGACATCCGTCTCTACCTCAGACTGAAACATAAACCACCTCAGACGACCCGCTCATTAGACATCCGTCTCTACCTCAGACTGAAACATAGACGACCCCCGTTCATTAGACATCCGTCTCTACCTCAGACTGAAACCCCAAGGAGTTTCACCCCGTTGTCATGATCAGCGATTTCAAGTTTGATGATCTCACCACAGGTTGTTTGGTGATGTTGTAATACCATGTGTATATAGTAATATAAAGTATCACCTCAGGTTGTTTGGTGATGTAATACCAcctatagtagtatatagtagtatatagtagtatcaGGTGtttatagtagtatatagtagtatatagtagtatctCACCACAGGTTGTTTGGACATGTAATACcatgtgtatatagtagtataacCCTATAGTAGTTTCACCCCGTTGTCATGTATATcatgtgtatatagtagtatatagtagtatatagtagtatctCACCACAGGTTGTTTGGTGATGTTGTAATACcatgtgtatatagtagtatatagtagtatcaGGTGtttatagtagtatatagtagtatatagtagtatatagtagtatctCACCACAGGTTGTTTGGTGATGTAATACcatgtgtatatagtagtatatagtagtctatagtagtatcaggtgtttatagtagtatatagtagtatatagtagtatctCACCACAGGTTGTTTGGTGATGTAATACCAGGTgtttatagtatatatagtagtatCTCACCACAGGTTGTTTGGTGATGTAATACCAGGTGtttatagtagtatatagtagtatatagtagtatctCACCACAGGTTGTTTGGTGATGTTGTAATACcatgtgtatatagtagtatatagtagtatatagtagtatctCACCACAGGTTGTTTGGTGATGTAATACcatgtgtatatagtagtatatagtagtatatagtagtatcaGGTGtttatagtagtatatagtagtatctCACCACAGGTTGTTTGGTGATGTCGACCAGGTGtttatagtagtatatagtagtatatagtagtatctCACCACAGGTTGTTTGGTGATGTTGTAATACCAGGTGtttatagtagtatatagtagtatcaGGTGTTTATAGTAGTATCAGGTGtttatagtagtatatagtagtatatagtagtatatagtagtatcaGGTGtttatagtagtatatagtagtatatagtagtatctCACCACAGGTTGTGTGGTGATGTTGTAATACCAGGTGtttatagtagtatatagtagtatctCACCACAGGTTGTTTGGTGATGTTGTAATACCAGGTGtttatagtagtatatagtagtatctCACCACAGGTTGTTTGGTGATGTTGTAATACCAGGTGtttatagtagtatatagtagtatcaGGTGtttatagtagtatatagtagtatctCACCACAGGTTGTTTGGTGATGTTGTAATACCAGGTGtttatagtagtatatagtagtatcaGGTGtttatagtagtatatagtagtatctCACCACAGGTTGTTTGGTGATGTTGTAATACCAGGTGtttatagtagtatatagtagtatcaGGTGTTTATAGTAGTATCAGGTGTTTATAGTAGTATCTCACCACAGGTTGTGTGGTGATGTTGTAATACCAGGTGATTATAGTAGTATCAGGTGtttatagtagtatatagtagtatctCACCACAGGTTGTTTGGTGATGTCGACCAGGTCCTTGATGTTGTAATATTGATGCTTCTCAAAAGCTGAGAACAACATGTCCAACACCTGCTGTTTGTCGACCCTGGCTCTTTTAccttcctccttcttcttcctGTCGTACTCCAgctggacggacacacacacacacacacacacacacacacacactgtattagtccagctcaGGGGATGAAGGGAGGAAATGTCTGGCTGTTGTTGTTGAGGCGGCCTAAAATGTGTACAGACAGTGCAGGCAGCCGAGGCTCCTTACGTTGTAGGAATGGTTGGCCACTGGTTTGTAGTTGGTGGTAACAGCCTTCTCTAGTTGCTGAGACAATCTCACTGGCTTGGATAACTCTTCTATCTGCAGTCTGGAGACACGACACAGTGAGtgacagcagacagagagacagagagagacacagacagacagagagagacacagacagagagagagagagagagagacacagacagagagagagagacagagacacagacagagagagacagacagagagagacagacagagagagagagacacagacagagagagagagacagatagagagagagagtgtgtgtaggtACGTACCTCTTGAGTTTCATGTAGTTCTCGCTAACAGCAGGTCTACACTCTGCTTTCTGCACCACCAGGCCCTCCAGGGAGATTCTCTCTGTTAGAAAGGAGAACCGGtgacgtctctgtgtgtgttgactcAGTCTCTCACGTGGCAACATttcatctgttttaatgtgataTTCCTCAGTGAGACATCCACAGTGGCAGTACGACGCCACACAGCCAGGAGAAGAGAGACCAACTGATCACTAGGGTCGTCTAACTGATCACTAGGGTCGTCtaacaggagaagagagaccaaCTGATCACTAGGGTCGTCTAACAGGAGAAAAGAGACCAACTGATCACTAGGGTCGTCTAACAGGAAAAAGAGACCAACTGATCACTAGGGTTGTCTAACTGATCACTAGGGTCGTCTAACTGGAGAAAAGAGACCAACTGATCACTAGGGTCATCtaacaggagaagagagaccaaCTGATTACTAGGGTCGTCTAACTGATCACTAGGGTCGTCtaacaggagaagagagaccaaCTGATCACTAGGGTCGTCtaacaggagaagagagaccaaCTGATCCCTCGGGTCGTCtaacaggagaagagagaccaaCTGATCCCTCGGGTCGTCtaacaggagaagagagaccaaCTGATCACTAGGGTCGTCTAACTGATCACTAGGGTCGTCtaacaggagaagagagaccaaCTGATCACTAGGGTCGTCtaacaggagaagagagaccaaCTGATCACTAGGGACGTCtaacaggagaagagagaccaaCTGATCCCTCGGGTCGTCtaacaggagaagagagaccaaCTGATCCCTCGGGTCGTCtaacaggagaagagagaccaaCTGATCCCTCGGGTCGTCtaacaggagaagagagaccaaCTGATCACT
This genomic window from Oncorhynchus nerka isolate Pitt River linkage group LG2, Oner_Uvic_2.0, whole genome shotgun sequence contains:
- the gtf2f2a gene encoding general transcription factor IIF subunit 2 isoform X2, which translates into the protein MSEKGEVDLTGAKQNTGVWLVKVPKYLSQQWAKASGRGEVGKLRIGKNQGKAEVEFTLNEDLTMIDSLGDKPSGVQAPRDHPFTMQTVGGQTLAVFTETQSGQSEERSDGSTSVSGAGSGPERISLEGLVVQKAECRPAVSENYMKLKRLQIEELSKPVRLSQQLEKAVTTNYKPVANHSYNLEYDRKKKEEGKRARVDKQQVLDMLFSAFEKHQYYNIKDLVDITKQPVSYLKEILRDIGIYNVKGTHKNTWELKPEYRHYQGGEEEEKETDD
- the gtf2f2a gene encoding general transcription factor IIF subunit 2 isoform X1 — its product is MSEKGEVDLTGAKQNTGVWLVKVPKYLSQQWAKASGRGEVGKLRIGKNQGKAEVEFTLNEDLTMIDSLGDKPSGVQAPRDHPFTMQTVGGQTLAVFTETQSESSKGQSEERSDGSTSVSGAGSGPERISLEGLVVQKAECRPAVSENYMKLKRLQIEELSKPVRLSQQLEKAVTTNYKPVANHSYNLEYDRKKKEEGKRARVDKQQVLDMLFSAFEKHQYYNIKDLVDITKQPVSYLKEILRDIGIYNVKGTHKNTWELKPEYRHYQGGEEEEKETDD
- the gtf2f2a gene encoding general transcription factor IIF subunit 2 isoform X4, translating into MSEKGEVDLTGAKQNTGVWLVKVPKYLSQQWAKASGRGEVGKLRIGKNQGKAEVEFTLNEDLTMIDSLGDKPSGVQAPRDHPFTMQTVGGQTLAVFTETQSERISLEGLVVQKAECRPAVSENYMKLKRLQIEELSKPVRLSQQLEKAVTTNYKPVANHSYNLEYDRKKKEEGKRARVDKQQVLDMLFSAFEKHQYYNIKDLVDITKQPVSYLKEILRDIGIYNVKGTHKNTWELKPEYRHYQGGEEEEKETDD
- the gtf2f2a gene encoding general transcription factor IIF subunit 2 isoform X3, with translation MSEKGEVDLTGAKQNTGVWLVKVPKYLSQQWAKASGRGEVGKLRIGKNQGKAEVEFTLNEDLTMIDSLGDKPSGVQAPRDHPFTMQTVGGQTLAVFTETQSESSKERISLEGLVVQKAECRPAVSENYMKLKRLQIEELSKPVRLSQQLEKAVTTNYKPVANHSYNLEYDRKKKEEGKRARVDKQQVLDMLFSAFEKHQYYNIKDLVDITKQPVSYLKEILRDIGIYNVKGTHKNTWELKPEYRHYQGGEEEEKETDD